The Pseudomonas leptonychotis genomic sequence GCGCCAGTTTAGTAAGACCAAGGCGCTGCAACACTACTCGGGAACGCTCCAAGCCCATATCAATGGCACTGGGATGCAGCTGCTCCAGATAGCTCAGCCAATCGGTAAGGGTGCGCTCGGTCATGCAGTAGCCGGTAATGCTACAGGCGATGGCAGCCCCATCAACTGCGCCAACAAGCGCGCTAGGCGCGGACGCAGCTCAGCACGATGAACGATCAAGTCGATGGCGCCATGCTCCAGCAGGAACTCGCTGCGCTGAAAGCCTTCCGGCAGCTTCTCGCGCACGGTCTGCTCAATCACACGCGGGCCGGCAAAGCCGATCAGCGCACGGGGCTCAGCGACAATCACATCACCGAGCATAGCCAAGCTGGCAGACACGCCGCCGTACACGGGGTCGGTCAATACCGAGATAAACGGAATACCTTCTTCACGCAAACGCGCCAGCACGGCCGAAGTTTTGGCCATCTGCATCAGCGAGATCAGCGCTTCCTGCATACGCGCGCCGCCAGATGCGGCGAAACATACCAACGGGCAACGCTGCTCCAACGCCGCATTGGCGGCGCGAACAAAGCGCTCACCGACGATCGCCCCCATCGAGCCACCCATAAAGGAGAACTCGAAGGCGCAGGTCACTATCGGCATGCCTTCCAACGTGCCACGCATGGCAATCAGGGCATCCTTCTCGCCGGTCTGTTTCTGCGCACCGGCGAGACGATCTTTGTATTTTTTGCTGTCGCGAAACTTCAGGCGGTCAACAGGCTCGAGTTCGGCACCCAGCTCTTCGCGCCCTTCTGCATCCAGAAAAATATCCAACCGCGCACGCGCATCAATACGCATGTGGTGATTGCACTTGGGGCAAACATCCAGGGTTTTGCCTAACTCAGGTTTGTACAGTACCGAGTCGCAGGACGGGCACTTATGCCAAAGGCCTTCAGGCACCGAACTCTTCTTGACCTCGGAACGCATGATCGAGGGGATCAGTTTGTCTACCAACCAGTTGCTCATGCTATCGACTCTCCAAAGCTGTTAACCGGGCATGCTGCGCTATATGCGGCCTGCATTACCCGGGGGAATTCATGAGTGCGGCCGTTTCAGGGACCGGTGCATAGCCATGACGACGTCACGTTCACACCCGCCGCCCTCGAACGACCGCCTGCAGCGTTTAAACAAACTGCAACAGGGGTATGGACGGCCAAGTCTGGAGCGCCGTCACATCAACACTGCATGCCTTAAGCAGCCCTTACCGCCTGCATAAACGCGCGAATCTTCTGCGCGTCCTTGATGCCCTTAGCTGCTTCAACGCCACCACTGACATCAACCGCGTAAGGTCGCACCCGAGCGATAGCCTGCGCAACGTTCTCAGCCGTCAAACCACCCGCCAGGATAATCGGTTTACTCAAGCCTTCAGGCACCAGCGACCAATCGAACGCCTCACCCGTCCCACCCGGAATGCCTGGCACATAGGTATCGAGCAGCACGCCACTGGCATTTTTGTAGAGCGCAACCTGCGCAGCGATGTCATCGCCCGGTTTTACCCGCAGCGCTTTGATATAGGGGCGGTGGTAGCCCTCACAGCTTTCCGGGCTCTCATCGCCATGAAATTGCAGCAGATCAAGCGGCACCGCATCGAGCATTTCACCCAGCTCGCAGCGGCTGGCATCGACAAACAGGCCCACCGTGGTCACAAAAGGCGGCAAGGCGTTAATGATCGAACGGGCCTGCTGCACCGTGACCGCGCGCGGGCTCTTGGCGTAAAACACCAAGCCAATAGCATCCGCACCGGCCTCAACAGCCGCCAATGCGTCCTCTACGCGGGTAATGCCGCAAATCTTGCTGCGAACGACTGACAACAGGATGACCTCAGTTAATTCAGTAAAGCTGGATGCTAACAAAATAGCCTTTCAAGCGTCAGCCGCCACATCCGGCAAGCCCGAGAGAAAGTGCGGGCCAAGATAACGCTTGGGCAGGTCGAATTCATCGGGGTAATCGACCTGCACCAGATACAAACCATAGGGATGTGCAGTCACACCGCCGGTACGTCGCACGCGGGTTTCCAGCACCTCTTGCGCCCACTCCACCGGCCGCTCACCCGCACCAATGGTCATCAGCACGCCGGCAAGGTTACGCACCATGTGATGCAGGAAAGCATTGGCGCGGATATCCAACACAATAAATCGCCCATGCTGCAGCAACTCTAGGTGATGGACGGTTTTGATCGGTGACTTGGCCTGGCACTGACGCGCCCGGAACGCACTGAAATCATGGGTACCGATAAATGCTTTGGCCGCCTCGCGCATGCGCTCGACATCCAACGGCCGGTGGTTCCAGGTCACTTCCTCGGCCATATGCGCCGGGCGAATCTGGTCGTTATAGATCACGTACCGATAGCGCCGCGCCTGAGCGCAGAAGCGCGCATCAAAGTGCGCCGGCATCGACTTGGCCCAGGTCACGCTGATATCACCGGGCAGGTTCATATTCGCCCCCATGACCCAGGCATGCATGGAGCGCTCGACCGGCGTATTGAAATGCACCACCTGGGCACTGGCATGCACCAGCGCATCGGTACGCCCTGCGCAACTCAGGGTTACGGGGACGCCGCCGGCGACTTTCGCCAAGGCTTTTTCCAGCGACTCTTGAATGGTAGGCACACCGGCACGCTGACGCTGAAAACCGCGATAGCGCGAACCTTTGTACTCAACCCCCAGGGCTATCTTGAAAACGCCAACGGCAGCCGAAGCGGCTGCCGTTGTAGTAAGACCATCAGACATGTATCAGACCAATTTAGCGATCAGCTCACGGGCTTCTTGTTGCTGACCTTCATTACCTTCGGTGACGACTTCATCGAGAATATCGCGAGCGCCTTCGGTATCGCCCATATCGATATAGGCACGGGCCAGATCAAGCTTGGTAGCCGTCTCATCGGTACCCGACAGGAAGTCGAAGTCATCATCATTGTCCAATGCGGCGCTGGACGCAGGGTTTACCGGAGCGGCTAGCTCGCTCGGCTCATCCATCGACAGCATGTCCAGCTCAGCACTGACTTCATCCAGTTGAGCAGCGAAGCTATCACTCGATGGCTGCGCAGGCGCTTCATCATTTAGGGCCAGGTCGAAATCAGCAGACAGATCAAAATCACCATCTGCTTGTTCATCCAGCGCATTAACTTCTGGCTCGGCTGCTACCGGAGCGACACGAGGTTCATCATCCAGGCTGAGCAAGAAATCATCTTCAGCAGCCGTAGCCGCTGGTGCCGGCGAATCGAGATCCAAACTGAAATCAGCCAAATCACCACTTAAATCCAGATCGTTATCGCTGCTCTCAGCAAGACTCAGGTCGAAACCCAAGTCATCATCCTTGCCATCGGCCTCTTCGATCGGCGAGCTGAAATCCAGATCGCTATCGAGCGACAGGCTGTCCAGATCATCCAGAGAAGCATTGCTGCTAGCAGCCTGCAGATCACGATCCAGCTCGGATTCGAGATCATCCAAGCTCAGGTCGAATGCATCATCCTGCTCATCTGCGGCCACGGCCGGGCTCGGCTCGTCCAGCGCTAAATCATCCAAGCTGAAGCTATCAAAGCTATCTTCGGTAGCCGCTGCAGCTAAACCTGCACTGGCCGCAACAGCCATGGCCGGATAGCGAGCCTTGATTTGATCAAGCTCAGCGGCACTGCCGCCAATCTCACGTAATTCATTATCCTGACGGGTGAAACCATTCCGATCGCCCATCTCGGCATAGACTTCCATCAGCTTCAAGCGTAGATCGCTGCGCTGCGGCTCGTCATTGATGGCCCCC encodes the following:
- the accD gene encoding acetyl-CoA carboxylase, carboxyltransferase subunit beta, encoding MSNWLVDKLIPSIMRSEVKKSSVPEGLWHKCPSCDSVLYKPELGKTLDVCPKCNHHMRIDARARLDIFLDAEGREELGAELEPVDRLKFRDSKKYKDRLAGAQKQTGEKDALIAMRGTLEGMPIVTCAFEFSFMGGSMGAIVGERFVRAANAALEQRCPLVCFAASGGARMQEALISLMQMAKTSAVLARLREEGIPFISVLTDPVYGGVSASLAMLGDVIVAEPRALIGFAGPRVIEQTVREKLPEGFQRSEFLLEHGAIDLIVHRAELRPRLARLLAQLMGLPSPVALPATA
- a CDS encoding phosphoribosylanthranilate isomerase, whose product is MSVVRSKICGITRVEDALAAVEAGADAIGLVFYAKSPRAVTVQQARSIINALPPFVTTVGLFVDASRCELGEMLDAVPLDLLQFHGDESPESCEGYHRPYIKALRVKPGDDIAAQVALYKNASGVLLDTYVPGIPGGTGEAFDWSLVPEGLSKPIILAGGLTAENVAQAIARVRPYAVDVSGGVEAAKGIKDAQKIRAFMQAVRAA
- the truA gene encoding tRNA pseudouridine(38-40) synthase TruA, with product MSDGLTTTAAASAAVGVFKIALGVEYKGSRYRGFQRQRAGVPTIQESLEKALAKVAGGVPVTLSCAGRTDALVHASAQVVHFNTPVERSMHAWVMGANMNLPGDISVTWAKSMPAHFDARFCAQARRYRYVIYNDQIRPAHMAEEVTWNHRPLDVERMREAAKAFIGTHDFSAFRARQCQAKSPIKTVHHLELLQHGRFIVLDIRANAFLHHMVRNLAGVLMTIGAGERPVEWAQEVLETRVRRTGGVTAHPYGLYLVQVDYPDEFDLPKRYLGPHFLSGLPDVAADA